One genomic region from Anabaena sp. PCC 7108 encodes:
- a CDS encoding type IV secretory system conjugative DNA transfer family protein, translating into MSTNNFISELQNPQAPIGKYTHYLFSANGLMLTGLLVGFLLLQMLSGNKKGRLATSYFGGSKETAKAKKKAIKQIANPQCDSASLYIGRHKFTGRKTQDKEPGSPIPLYIPDVQRGTAVIGAPGSGKSFSAINPMIYSAIDQGFPIVLYDFKYPTQAKVASYAKKMGYQVHIFAPGFPESEVCNPLDFLRDSTDAETARQLATVINKNFKMMAASNEDAFFGPAGDQLTEAILMLTKQTQYPDIMTAAAILSSDRMVERLMAANLNPWIKIAFGQLFSSAGSEKTIAGIAGTASLMFTRFMKKNTLGCFVGKTTLPLEIKGKQMIIFGLDRERRDAVGPLLCSILHMTVARATTSGARDANAKKRQDPLVVVLDEVPSLYLPDLFRWLNESRSEGFCGILGWQNMGQLEKYYGKEVAKTMLGACGTKFIFNPGEEESARLFSAYLGDEEIKYKQKSKSTGGGKSSTSISEQDKTRKLFEPAQFLKLPPGKCIFINPAYCNQNEASVPLLKTIKIPKVLINIDRKNDSRWKSLITQLTEKSTQQRPTQEDLDKRVAEVNKLFPIPQQPVQAGAVPLPIDAYKGFF; encoded by the coding sequence ATGAGTACAAACAACTTCATTTCCGAACTTCAAAATCCCCAAGCACCAATTGGTAAATACACTCATTACCTTTTTTCTGCTAATGGGTTAATGCTGACAGGATTATTGGTAGGATTTCTATTACTACAAATGTTATCTGGCAATAAAAAAGGCAGGTTAGCTACCAGTTATTTTGGCGGCAGCAAGGAGACAGCTAAAGCGAAGAAGAAAGCTATTAAACAAATTGCTAATCCTCAATGTGATAGTGCCAGTCTCTATATTGGTAGACACAAATTCACAGGTCGAAAAACTCAAGATAAAGAACCAGGAAGTCCCATTCCTTTATACATACCAGATGTACAAAGAGGAACGGCAGTAATTGGCGCTCCTGGTAGCGGTAAGTCTTTTTCTGCTATTAACCCGATGATTTATAGTGCCATTGACCAAGGTTTTCCAATTGTTTTATATGACTTTAAATACCCTACTCAGGCTAAAGTTGCCAGTTATGCGAAAAAGATGGGTTATCAAGTCCATATCTTCGCTCCTGGTTTCCCTGAAAGTGAGGTGTGCAACCCCCTTGATTTTCTCCGAGATTCTACGGACGCGGAAACAGCAAGGCAGTTAGCAACTGTAATCAACAAAAATTTCAAAATGATGGCTGCTAGTAATGAGGATGCTTTTTTTGGACCTGCTGGTGATCAGTTAACGGAAGCTATCTTAATGCTGACTAAACAAACTCAGTATCCAGATATTATGACAGCGGCGGCTATTTTGAGTAGCGATCGCATGGTAGAAAGATTAATGGCTGCTAATCTCAATCCCTGGATTAAAATTGCTTTTGGTCAGTTGTTTAGTTCTGCTGGTTCTGAGAAAACGATTGCAGGTATCGCCGGTACTGCCAGTTTGATGTTTACCCGGTTTATGAAAAAGAATACTTTGGGGTGTTTTGTTGGTAAGACGACTCTACCTCTGGAAATCAAGGGTAAACAAATGATTATTTTTGGGTTGGATAGGGAACGACGGGATGCGGTGGGTCCACTATTATGCAGTATTTTACACATGACCGTTGCTAGAGCGACCACCTCCGGTGCGCGAGACGCGAACGCCAAAAAACGGCAAGACCCATTAGTTGTTGTCCTCGATGAAGTGCCTTCTTTATACCTACCAGACCTGTTTAGATGGCTGAATGAATCTCGCAGTGAGGGTTTTTGCGGCATTCTGGGTTGGCAGAACATGGGACAGTTAGAAAAATACTACGGTAAGGAAGTTGCTAAAACCATGCTGGGTGCTTGCGGTACGAAGTTCATTTTTAATCCAGGTGAGGAAGAATCAGCGCGGTTGTTTAGTGCTTACCTGGGAGATGAAGAAATTAAATACAAGCAGAAATCTAAAAGCACTGGGGGAGGTAAAAGCAGTACCTCAATTTCTGAACAGGATAAAACACGGAAGTTGTTTGAACCAGCACAGTTTTTGAAGTTGCCACCGGGGAAGTGTATATTTATCAACCCAGCTTACTGTAATCAAAATGAAGCTTCTGTTCCTTTATTAAAAACGATTAAAATCCCCAAAGTTTTAATTAATATTGACCGAAAAAATGACTCTAGGTGGAAAAGTTTGATTACTCAGTTAACAGAGAAAAGCACTCAACAACGTCCTACTCAAGAGGATTTAGATAAACGAGTGGCGGAGGTAAATAAATTATTTCCTATTCCTCAGCAACCTGTACAAGCTGGTGCTGTACCATTACCTATTGATGCTTATAAAGGATTTTTCTAA
- a CDS encoding type II toxin-antitoxin system ParD family antitoxin translates to MSISLTPKQERFIETKLQTGKYHSVEEVLEIALKLLDEYDRSETEWVEEVREKIDAAIAISEHTAPIDGETFVNQILDRFQQQRQGQK, encoded by the coding sequence ATGAGCATTAGTCTCACACCTAAGCAAGAACGCTTTATTGAAACAAAGCTGCAAACTGGGAAATACCATTCTGTAGAAGAAGTTCTAGAAATCGCTCTCAAGTTGCTAGATGAGTATGATCGTTCTGAGACAGAATGGGTTGAGGAAGTGCGTGAAAAAATTGATGCTGCTATTGCAATTTCAGAACACACAGCACCTATTGACGGTGAAACATTTGTAAATCAAATTTTAGATCGTTTTCAGCAACAGCGACAGGGACAAAAATGA
- a CDS encoding NF041680 family putative transposase has translation MKRTSLEEFRQAAYQHLGKAKDATFELTDAILLTRNVYCLAELSLSPVFRRKWPSIYEALQDSRPQRQKLMQLYIKQIPTVERPLLAGDHTNWSRPDAVKLKERTYQHSGTSIAGNKPITVGQGYSTIAWIPEKEGSWALPLRHERITSSESPISKAVWQLKQVCKYLPVRPISVWDSEYGCAPFVLKTANIPADILVRLRSNLCLWGEPGAYSGKGRPKKHGDKFKLNEPTTWTEATSVLEINDPKLGLVRLRLWKDLHFRKAATSPMLIIRVERLDAQGNMRVSKPLWLAWVGEEMPPLEEVWCLYLRRFTIDHWYRFLKQRLHWTVPNFGTPKQCERWSDLMPLMTWELWLARDIVTDNPLPWQKSQGNLTPGRVAQSMGGVFAAIGTPTSAPKPRGKSSGWEPGKQRHRKNRCPIVKKTVSRPPKEPSVAV, from the coding sequence ATGAAACGTACCTCCTTAGAAGAATTCCGTCAAGCAGCCTACCAACATTTAGGCAAAGCGAAAGACGCTACCTTTGAATTGACAGATGCGATATTACTGACTCGAAATGTTTATTGCCTAGCAGAGTTGTCCTTATCACCAGTATTTAGACGCAAGTGGCCAAGCATCTATGAAGCATTACAAGATAGCAGACCACAGCGACAGAAATTGATGCAGCTATATATCAAACAGATACCAACTGTGGAGCGACCTCTATTGGCAGGAGATCATACGAACTGGTCACGACCAGATGCAGTCAAACTCAAAGAAAGAACTTATCAACATAGTGGCACATCCATCGCCGGAAATAAACCAATAACTGTAGGACAGGGATATAGCACAATAGCCTGGATACCAGAAAAAGAGGGGAGTTGGGCATTACCTTTAAGACATGAACGAATCACAAGTTCTGAAAGTCCTATTTCAAAAGCAGTTTGGCAACTCAAACAGGTATGTAAATATTTACCTGTCAGACCAATTTCTGTTTGGGATAGTGAGTATGGTTGTGCGCCTTTTGTCTTAAAAACTGCGAACATTCCCGCAGATATTCTCGTTCGGTTGCGTTCAAACTTGTGTTTATGGGGTGAACCAGGAGCTTATTCTGGGAAGGGGCGACCCAAGAAGCATGGTGATAAATTTAAACTCAATGAACCAACAACATGGACTGAGGCGACATCTGTATTAGAAATAAATGACCCAAAATTAGGACTTGTGCGTCTGAGATTGTGGAAAGATTTACATTTCCGTAAAGCTGCCACAAGCCCAATGTTAATTATCAGAGTTGAACGTCTGGACGCGCAAGGTAACATGAGAGTGTCTAAACCTTTGTGGTTGGCTTGGGTAGGAGAAGAAATGCCACCCCTAGAGGAAGTTTGGTGTCTTTACTTGCGTCGCTTTACCATTGACCATTGGTATCGCTTTTTAAAGCAACGTTTACATTGGACAGTTCCAAACTTTGGTACACCTAAGCAATGTGAAAGGTGGAGTGACCTGATGCCGTTGATGACTTGGGAATTGTGGTTAGCTCGTGATATTGTTACCGATAATCCTCTCCCTTGGCAAAAATCTCAGGGTAATTTGACCCCTGGAAGGGTTGCTCAATCTATGGGTGGAGTTTTTGCGGCCATTGGTACTCCCACTTCTGCACCCAAACCTCGCGGAAAGTCTTCTGGTTGGGAACCAGGAAAACAGCGTCACCGTAAAAACCGCTGCCCCATTGTTAAAAAAACAGTATCACGACCACCTAAAGAACCTTCTGTTGCTGTTTAA
- a CDS encoding nucleotidyltransferase family protein: MIQDSERKIVSEFRSQLEAIIPILDLRVFGSKARGDATEESDLNVFIKVAELDRSCREKISDLAWEVGFKYDLVISTFVVTEAQVETGAMGASPLLSKVLQEGISIY, encoded by the coding sequence ATGATACAGGATAGTGAACGAAAAATTGTTTCAGAGTTTCGCTCCCAACTGGAAGCAATAATTCCCATTTTAGATTTGCGGGTATTTGGTTCAAAAGCGCGGGGTGATGCTACAGAAGAATCAGATTTAAATGTGTTTATTAAAGTCGCTGAATTAGATAGATCATGTCGAGAAAAAATTAGTGATTTAGCATGGGAAGTGGGTTTTAAATATGATCTAGTTATTTCCACTTTTGTAGTCACAGAAGCACAGGTAGAAACGGGAGCTATGGGGGCTAGTCCCTTACTGTCTAAAGTGTTACAAGAGGGTATTTCTATATACTGA
- a CDS encoding type II toxin-antitoxin system RelE/ParE family toxin: protein MNRYVINILASRDLSEIAEYFSQNNLEAGEKFFQEFNRKCQQLISFPNSGKSYSEIHADLRGLLLEGYIIFYRVLDVDDGIEILRVVSGRRNLPSVFDDSQ from the coding sequence ATGAATCGTTACGTTATTAATATTCTCGCTAGTCGTGATCTGAGCGAAATTGCTGAATACTTTTCACAAAATAACCTAGAAGCAGGTGAAAAATTTTTCCAGGAATTTAACCGTAAATGTCAACAATTAATTTCCTTTCCAAATAGTGGTAAAAGCTACTCAGAAATACATGCTGATTTGCGAGGATTACTCCTTGAAGGCTATATAATTTTTTATAGAGTCTTAGATGTGGATGATGGAATTGAAATTTTGCGGGTAGTAAGTGGTCGTCGTAATCTTCCCTCTGTTTTTGATGATTCTCAATAG
- a CDS encoding helix-turn-helix transcriptional regulator: MTASLMNRNVPPKFTKRSDRKAVQQLKVQLRCRLQDLIDAQDLTRSALAEATGLTPTAVRGLCDNSAKRYDVDTLAVLCDFFGCGMGELFEVIPKERQ; the protein is encoded by the coding sequence ATGACAGCATCCTTAATGAATCGTAACGTTCCCCCAAAATTTACTAAACGAAGTGACAGAAAAGCTGTGCAGCAGTTGAAAGTCCAACTTCGTTGTCGCTTACAGGATTTAATTGATGCCCAAGATTTGACCAGATCGGCACTGGCTGAGGCGACTGGGCTAACTCCTACTGCTGTTAGGGGATTGTGTGATAACTCTGCAAAGCGTTATGATGTTGATACTTTAGCGGTTCTATGTGATTTTTTCGGCTGTGGAATGGGTGAATTATTTGAGGTAATTCCAAAAGAGCGACAATAG
- a CDS encoding DUF4158 domain-containing protein, translated as MTSIDRTAYPKFKQFPDPKELAELYTPTPTEIKFVKSKTKNHEGLLRLMVLFKSFQRLGYFPHPEQIPIAVIKHLRSCLKLQDSVKAIPSERQRHTYKNIIREYLGVKQYDKTGQRLIATIVADAAK; from the coding sequence ATGACATCAATTGACCGTACCGCTTACCCCAAATTTAAACAATTTCCTGACCCCAAAGAACTGGCAGAACTTTATACTCCCACACCCACAGAAATCAAGTTTGTCAAGTCTAAAACCAAGAATCATGAAGGATTACTACGGTTAATGGTTCTGTTCAAATCCTTTCAACGTCTGGGATATTTCCCTCATCCTGAACAGATCCCAATTGCGGTAATTAAACATCTCCGGTCGTGTTTAAAATTACAAGACTCAGTAAAAGCAATACCCTCCGAACGCCAGCGTCACACCTATAAAAATATTATTCGGGAGTATTTAGGGGTCAAACAATATGATAAAACCGGTCAAAGATTAATAGCCACAATAGTTGCAGACGCTGCCAAATAA
- a CDS encoding TrbI/VirB10 family protein, producing MKTNLENRTESNKIDNLLNFAEDNSENNLAGTENQNIISEADVELADELELVETQHSLVNSPWSRTIVVGGGFGVGFILIFMFLNPMMNGKVTKKEQTPEVAATSPPEEEVPKQDGDIYAKLALQKQAEELEAFKEQNRIKQESPVEKQDKQTVENLPRTKTIPNKSVSRETSSTVTREQQPRRPIRTERPVREVPMARSSPPVQTVATSTILPKQQTTFKSPTKPSDPLAELANLRSLGSGGQIDYAAAITNEKQEVASTQTQNVGTSDYTPRRRSSYSRNSQIEPLETVTTNNSSSDLDSNFDNNNGGIEELKAKWTPVISAKSLNKSDKVTNFSVSKNYSPEEAAIIEGREEQYLRVGEYTTAILETPVVWSANVNSNNSHIQTKFVVKLTQPLMSNIGKEAIPANTLLSAEIQGVDSSGRVTAVVTAILKDGTEYTLRPGTIVIQGQGGEPLIANQYRDKGKEILSLDAGLGLMSGLAKVGEVINQPDIQSSISQSNGGFSSIQTSRNGNRSLLGAFAQGAFGTVSKQVEERNQKAIAEIMKRPNIWFIRQNTQITVQVNRSLRL from the coding sequence ATGAAAACAAATTTAGAGAACAGAACTGAATCTAATAAGATAGATAATTTACTCAATTTCGCCGAAGATAACTCTGAAAATAATCTTGCTGGTACTGAGAATCAAAATATTATTAGTGAAGCAGATGTGGAATTAGCAGATGAATTGGAATTAGTAGAAACACAACATTCACTTGTAAATTCTCCCTGGTCACGCACAATAGTAGTTGGAGGAGGATTTGGAGTAGGATTTATACTAATTTTTATGTTCCTCAATCCCATGATGAATGGGAAAGTAACTAAGAAAGAACAAACACCAGAAGTTGCTGCTACCTCTCCTCCTGAAGAAGAAGTTCCCAAACAAGATGGTGATATTTATGCCAAATTAGCATTACAAAAACAAGCAGAAGAACTGGAAGCGTTTAAAGAACAAAATAGAATTAAACAGGAATCACCAGTTGAAAAACAGGATAAGCAGACAGTTGAAAACCTGCCCAGAACTAAAACTATTCCTAATAAATCTGTCAGCAGGGAAACATCATCAACAGTCACTAGGGAACAACAACCTAGAAGACCTATAAGAACGGAAAGACCTGTCAGAGAAGTGCCAATGGCACGCTCTTCACCCCCAGTACAAACTGTTGCAACTTCAACAATTTTACCCAAACAACAAACCACGTTTAAATCTCCTACAAAACCTTCAGATCCATTAGCAGAATTAGCAAATTTACGTTCTCTTGGTTCTGGTGGTCAAATTGATTATGCAGCAGCAATTACAAATGAGAAACAGGAGGTAGCAAGCACCCAAACTCAAAATGTTGGCACTTCTGATTATACTCCTAGACGTAGGTCGAGTTATAGCCGCAATTCTCAAATAGAACCACTAGAAACAGTTACTACTAATAATTCATCATCAGATTTGGACAGTAATTTTGATAATAACAACGGGGGAATTGAAGAACTAAAAGCTAAGTGGACTCCAGTAATTAGTGCGAAAAGTTTAAATAAAAGTGATAAGGTAACGAATTTCAGTGTCAGCAAAAATTATTCTCCAGAAGAAGCAGCTATTATTGAGGGCAGAGAAGAGCAGTATTTAAGGGTAGGAGAATACACTACTGCCATATTAGAAACACCCGTCGTTTGGTCGGCAAATGTTAATTCTAATAATTCTCACATTCAAACTAAGTTTGTTGTGAAACTCACCCAACCTTTAATGAGCAATATTGGGAAAGAAGCAATTCCTGCTAATACACTTTTGAGTGCAGAAATTCAAGGAGTTGATTCATCTGGGAGAGTTACTGCTGTAGTTACTGCCATTCTCAAAGATGGAACTGAATATACATTACGACCAGGAACAATTGTCATACAAGGTCAAGGGGGAGAACCTTTAATTGCTAATCAGTATCGGGACAAAGGTAAAGAGATTTTAAGCCTGGATGCAGGATTAGGTTTGATGTCAGGACTGGCCAAGGTGGGGGAGGTGATTAACCAACCTGATATTCAAAGTAGCATTTCTCAATCTAATGGTGGGTTTAGCAGTATCCAAACCAGTCGCAATGGAAATCGCTCTTTATTAGGTGCATTTGCTCAAGGAGCGTTTGGTACAGTTTCCAAGCAAGTAGAGGAACGCAATCAAAAAGCGATCGCAGAAATTATGAAACGACCCAACATTTGGTTTATCCGCCAAAATACCCAAATTACTGTTCAAGTAAATCGCTCTTTGCGACTTTAA
- a CDS encoding transposase: protein MLPIRNWKDLTFVRPGTDVNYQHIEPLFKGVVNWSLIQTHWYDMMRVVLSIKAGKVMPSTLLRKLGSYSRKNRLYQAFQELGKVVRTMFLLDYISNVTLRREITAVTNVVEMYNGFLDWVFFGKQGVITENDPIEQEKRLKYLDLVASAVILQNTVDMSLAIQTLMSQGEVIPKRYLAALSPYITRHIKRYGDYVVNLHNIPQPLEAAINLPPEIFEM from the coding sequence TTGCTCCCTATCCGTAACTGGAAGGATTTAACTTTTGTGCGTCCTGGTACAGATGTTAACTATCAGCATATTGAGCCACTATTTAAGGGTGTTGTCAATTGGAGTTTAATTCAGACTCATTGGTATGACATGATGCGAGTGGTGCTGTCAATTAAGGCTGGTAAGGTGATGCCTTCGACGCTGTTACGTAAGTTGGGTAGTTATAGTCGGAAAAATCGTCTTTATCAGGCTTTTCAAGAGTTGGGTAAGGTGGTGCGGACTATGTTTCTGCTGGATTATATTTCTAATGTTACGTTGAGACGGGAAATTACGGCGGTAACAAATGTTGTGGAGATGTACAATGGTTTTCTGGATTGGGTGTTTTTTGGTAAGCAAGGGGTGATTACTGAGAATGATCCCATTGAGCAGGAAAAGCGGTTGAAGTATTTGGATTTGGTTGCCAGTGCGGTGATTTTGCAGAATACTGTGGATATGTCGTTGGCGATTCAAACGTTGATGTCACAGGGTGAGGTGATTCCTAAGCGATACCTTGCTGCTTTGAGTCCTTATATTACAAGGCATATCAAAAGATACGGTGATTATGTGGTGAATTTACATAATATTCCTCAACCTTTGGAGGCGGCGATTAATCTCCCACCTGAAATCTTTGAAATGTAG
- a CDS encoding tyrosine-type recombinase/integrase: MSNQPRVGEIIVPQLEACLDAKISRYFDAQLDQDPDVLAQLLADKRNPNTKRAYEKDIRDFFTKMTGLLPSTDSVLEFLHLQREQAVMVVLKYKAMLIKSGVREATINRRLAAIKSLAKMGRKLGVCNYSLEDVEGEKVKAYRDTRGVDTKTIAKVIQQFDRETLIGKRNYAIFMVLWGLALRRQEICQLNVGDFDFYGRKLRILGKGQGTNEEYLDMSKDVGIAIAQWLIARGDVQENLPIFTALDFHNSGHRLTADGIYKIVSASFKAVGVKKPMSPHRVRHSAITAALDATDGNIRKVQKLSRHADPRTLMIYDDNRNKDLWEMSELLTGMLNNQE; encoded by the coding sequence ATGTCTAATCAACCACGGGTGGGAGAAATTATCGTTCCTCAGTTAGAAGCGTGTTTGGATGCCAAGATATCTCGGTATTTTGACGCGCAGTTAGACCAAGACCCGGATGTGTTGGCGCAGTTGTTGGCAGATAAGCGCAATCCCAATACAAAAAGGGCGTATGAGAAGGATATTCGGGATTTTTTTACGAAGATGACGGGCTTGTTGCCATCTACTGATAGTGTGCTGGAGTTTCTGCACTTGCAGCGGGAGCAAGCGGTGATGGTGGTGCTGAAATATAAGGCGATGTTGATTAAATCTGGGGTGCGGGAGGCGACGATTAATCGGCGGTTGGCGGCGATTAAGTCCTTGGCGAAGATGGGGCGGAAGTTGGGGGTGTGTAATTATTCCCTGGAAGATGTGGAGGGGGAAAAGGTAAAGGCTTATCGGGATACGCGGGGTGTTGATACTAAGACGATAGCCAAGGTGATTCAGCAGTTTGATAGAGAAACGTTGATTGGTAAGCGCAATTATGCAATTTTTATGGTGCTTTGGGGTTTAGCGTTGCGTCGCCAGGAAATATGTCAGTTAAATGTGGGTGATTTTGATTTTTATGGTCGCAAGTTGCGGATTTTAGGCAAGGGTCAGGGAACGAATGAAGAGTATTTGGATATGTCTAAGGATGTGGGCATTGCCATTGCCCAGTGGTTGATAGCGCGGGGGGATGTGCAGGAGAATTTACCGATTTTTACGGCGTTGGATTTTCATAATTCTGGGCATAGATTGACGGCGGATGGGATCTATAAAATTGTGTCGGCGAGTTTTAAGGCGGTGGGGGTGAAGAAACCTATGTCACCGCATAGGGTGAGGCATTCGGCGATTACGGCGGCGCTTGATGCGACTGATGGGAATATTAGAAAGGTGCAGAAGTTGAGCCGTCATGCTGACCCGAGAACGTTGATGATTTATGATGATAACCGCAATAAAGATTTATGGGAAATGTCGGAATTGTTGACGGGAATGTTAAATAATCAGGAGTGA